In a genomic window of Phacochoerus africanus isolate WHEZ1 chromosome 6, ROS_Pafr_v1, whole genome shotgun sequence:
- the LRRC14 gene encoding leucine-rich repeat-containing protein 14: MHTLVFLSTRQVLQCQSAACQALPLLPRELFPLLFKVAFMDKKTIVLRELVHTWPFPLLSFQQLLQECAHCSRALLQERPSTESMQAVILGLTARLHTPETEAGTQPLCRKHALRVLDMTGLLDDGVEQDPGTMSMWDCTAAVARTCIAQQQGRTAEPGLAPVPVEVRVDLRVNRASYAFLREALRSSVGSPLRLCCRDLRAEDLPMRNTVALLQLLDAGCLRRVDLRFNNLGLRGLSVIIPHVARFQHLASLRLHYVHGDSRQPSVDGEDNFRYFLAQMGRFTCLRELSMGSSLLSGRLDQLLSTLQSPLESLELAFCALLPEDLRFLARSPHAVHLKKLDLSGNDLSGSQLEPFQGLLQAAAATLLHLELTECQLADSQLLATLPVLTRCTNLRYLGLYGNPLSMAGLKELLRDSVAQAELRTVVHPFPVDCYEGLPWPPPASVLLEASINEEKFARVEAELHQLLLASGRAHVLWTTDIYGRLAADYFSL; the protein is encoded by the exons ATGCACACCCTTGTGTTCCTGAGCACACGGCAGGTGCTCCAGTGCCAGTCAGCTgcctgccaggccctgcccctgcTGCCGAGAGAGCTCTTTCCCTTGCTGTTCAAAGTGGCCTTCATGGACAAGAAGACCATCGTGCTACGTGAGCTGGTGCACACGTGGCCCTTCCCGCTGCTCAGCTtccagcagctgctgcaggagTGTGCCCACTGCAGCCGGGCCTTGCTGCAGGAGCGACCTAGCACAGAGAGCATGCAGGCCGTGATCCTGGGGCTGACTGCCCGGCTCCACACCCCGGAGACGGAGGCTGGCACACAGCCCCTCTGCAG GAAGCACGCACTGCGTGTGCTGGACATGACGGGCCTCCTGGACGACGGCGTGGAGCAGGACCCTGGCACAATGAGCATGTGGGACTGCACGGCAGCTGTGGCCCGCACGTGCATCGCACAGCAGCAGGGCAGGACTGCAGAGCCTGGGCTGGCCCCGGTTCCTGTGGAGGTGCGTGTGGACCTGCGGGTGAACCGGGCCTCTTATGCGTTCCTGCGGGAGGCTCTCCGCAGCAGCGTAGGCAGCCCACTGCGACTCTGCTGCCGGGACCTGCGGGCTGAGGACCTGCCCATGCGCAATACTGTGGCCCTGCTGCAGCTTCTGGATGCGGGCTGCCTGCGCCGTGTAGACCTGCGCTTCAACAACTTGGGCCTGCGCGGCCTTTCCGTCATCATCCCACACGTGGCCCGCTTCCAGCACCTGGCTAGCTTGCGGCTGCACTATGTGCACGGGGACTCGAGGCAGCCGTCTGTGGACGGCGAGGACAACTTCCGCTACTTTCTGGCCCAGATGGGTCGCTTCACCTGTCTGCGGGAACTCAGCATGGGCTCCTCTCTCCTCTCGGGGCGGCTGGACCAGTTGCTCAG CACTCTGCAGAGCCCTCTGGAGAGCCTGGAGCTGGCCTTCTGTGCCCTGCTGCCTGAAGACCTGCGTTTCCTGGCACGAAGCCCACATGCTGTCCACCTCAAGAAGTTGGACCTGAGTGGCAACGATTTATCCGGCAGCCAGCTGGAACCCTTTCAGGGTCTGCTACAGGCAGCAGCAGCCACGCTACTGCACCTTGAACTGACCGAGTGCCAGCTTGCTGATAGCCAGCTGCTGGCCACACTCCCTGTGCTGACTCGTTGCACCAACCTCCGCTACCTCGGCCTTTATGGCAACCCGCTGTCCATGGCAGGCCTCAAGGAGCTCCTGCGGGACTCGGTGGCGCAGGCTGAGCTGCGCACAGTGGTGCACCCTTTCCCTGTGGACTGCTACGAAGGCCTGCCCTGGCCGCCGCCTGCTTCTGTCCTGCTGGAAGCCTCCATCAACGAGGAGAAGTTTGCCCGCGTGGAAGCCGAGTTGCAccagctgctgctggcctcaGGCCGTGCCCATGTGCTGTGGACTACAGACATCTATGGGCGCCTGGCTGCAGACTACTTTAGCCTGTGA